One window from the genome of Pedobacter schmidteae encodes:
- a CDS encoding SusC/RagA family TonB-linked outer membrane protein, whose amino-acid sequence MRNTRIIKHRSYQWILVSFFLVGLGFPISGYSFSALHKNSLFFFQDVTAGKSEKDTAEKDSGIVELRRFVSIRNVDSLQVKKIAIYPFISLQQVLKGNAAGVYVQETNGEPGTTEQSILIRGLSMPLLSRKDIYQAQPQVYVNGIPLIQDNPFMFDIQKFDYAPIGTATNLLATIDMDNIESINVVKGGAAAAIYGPRAANGAILITTKNAQAGMKQISVNSYFGMALKDNVTTTNAQDESAFRMPFYQKFASSADMDNYPAYLRDATNENYYGPSNWTDLYYKTSPVRSVNASITGGTNRSNFRFFGANTSTSGNADDTRLDKYNASFFINMLPLPWLTVSSMINATRLERDRNRSFRDRFSEMQYIPDLTSPIAPNKIIYGNLLNEYKAKSFDDNKNSAIQGYFSLSAKLKKLDFTSRVGFDYNESTRDVFFPSTMLDGNNYVSNYYGYNQRVIIENSISFKHAFNKKHTLNLEAGQSFQSDFNRYNYAYGYKGSSDYIRINVVNGNSKESDYLLPKDFIVFRFTDRQKANLSSLFAKAEYNYNDELSLTAVARTDGSSNMQPSARWFFSPIVNAEYNFSKLLPQDKSAISSLSLTASWSRIGNLLLNDRFAAGPQYTVDLGWSANPAFYSYAGFGTLSRPYTAGWVGYDIPWSYVQETNFGVNAGFLDSRIQARLELYSKNNNRMLLAMPVIAESGYTSAYQSGMDVNNSGVELTLQANIFKGKKDHLNWAASLNASYNQNKLKALPGGISEILIGTQKLVVGEAIDKFWVLKTQGEAFHTDADVPVNPQTYQILNYKGLPFKGGDPRWKDLNGDYTINEQDKVALGNYMPKLTGNFANNFSYRKFSLDFNLYFALGRNILNQAAANRFDFINRGGQNDISSIDEITFWKKDLNAANYPVYNPWSAVQAYRADQDIFIENGSFLKLRSLSLGYDFAGMSFLNKDKKAQHRFLVYVTATNLFTISPYTGGDPELVGYTGIDSGYGLSIPRTYTLGFKIDL is encoded by the coding sequence ATGAGAAATACCCGAATTATTAAACACAGGTCTTATCAATGGATTCTTGTGTCTTTTTTTCTTGTTGGTCTTGGTTTTCCGATAAGTGGATACAGCTTTAGCGCCCTGCATAAAAACAGTTTGTTTTTTTTCCAGGATGTAACAGCCGGTAAGTCCGAAAAAGACACGGCAGAAAAAGATTCAGGAATTGTAGAATTAAGACGCTTTGTATCCATAAGAAATGTCGACTCTCTGCAGGTCAAAAAGATCGCCATTTATCCTTTTATTTCTCTGCAACAAGTTCTGAAAGGGAACGCTGCGGGTGTTTATGTACAGGAGACAAATGGAGAACCTGGTACTACAGAGCAAAGCATACTGATTAGGGGCCTTTCCATGCCGCTGCTTTCCAGAAAGGATATCTATCAGGCACAACCACAAGTATATGTGAATGGTATTCCACTGATACAGGATAATCCTTTTATGTTCGATATTCAGAAATTTGACTACGCTCCAATCGGAACTGCAACAAACCTGTTAGCTACCATTGATATGGACAATATTGAGTCTATCAATGTGGTTAAAGGAGGTGCTGCAGCTGCTATTTATGGTCCGAGGGCCGCTAACGGAGCTATTTTGATCACCACCAAAAATGCGCAGGCTGGTATGAAACAGATTAGCGTGAACAGCTATTTTGGGATGGCCCTGAAAGATAATGTAACGACTACCAATGCCCAGGATGAAAGTGCATTTAGAATGCCTTTCTACCAAAAATTTGCCAGTTCTGCCGATATGGACAATTACCCGGCTTATTTAAGAGATGCAACCAATGAGAATTATTATGGACCTTCTAACTGGACAGACCTTTATTATAAAACCAGTCCGGTACGATCGGTAAATGCCAGTATAACCGGAGGTACAAACCGCTCAAATTTCCGGTTTTTTGGAGCAAACACCAGTACTTCTGGTAATGCGGACGACACCAGGCTGGATAAATATAATGCTTCTTTCTTCATCAATATGCTGCCATTGCCGTGGCTGACAGTTTCCAGTATGATCAATGCGACAAGGCTGGAACGTGACCGTAACAGGTCATTTCGCGATCGTTTTTCGGAAATGCAGTATATCCCAGATTTAACAAGTCCCATTGCACCTAATAAAATCATCTATGGCAATTTGTTAAATGAGTATAAAGCAAAATCATTTGACGACAATAAAAACAGCGCTATTCAGGGATATTTCTCCTTATCCGCAAAATTAAAGAAGTTGGATTTTACCTCGCGTGTAGGTTTCGACTACAACGAAAGCACACGTGATGTTTTTTTCCCTTCAACTATGCTCGACGGGAATAATTATGTTTCAAATTATTATGGTTATAACCAACGGGTGATTATTGAAAATTCCATCAGTTTCAAACATGCTTTTAACAAAAAGCATACACTAAACCTTGAAGCAGGGCAGTCCTTTCAATCAGATTTTAACCGTTACAACTATGCTTACGGATATAAAGGATCAAGTGATTACATCAGGATTAATGTTGTAAACGGAAATTCAAAGGAGTCAGATTATTTATTGCCTAAAGATTTTATTGTTTTTCGTTTTACAGACAGACAAAAAGCGAATTTAAGTTCATTGTTTGCGAAAGCAGAATATAACTATAACGATGAGTTGTCATTAACTGCGGTAGCAAGAACCGATGGTTCTTCTAATATGCAGCCAAGCGCAAGGTGGTTCTTTTCACCAATTGTCAATGCAGAATATAACTTCAGCAAATTGTTGCCTCAGGACAAATCTGCCATTTCATCACTTTCCCTAACGGCCTCATGGAGCCGTATTGGCAATCTGTTGTTGAACGATAGATTTGCCGCCGGGCCACAGTACACTGTTGATCTGGGTTGGTCAGCTAATCCCGCTTTCTATTCTTACGCAGGCTTTGGTACTTTATCCAGACCATATACTGCCGGTTGGGTTGGTTATGATATTCCCTGGTCTTACGTTCAGGAAACAAACTTTGGTGTAAATGCGGGTTTTCTGGACAGCAGAATTCAGGCGAGGCTAGAACTCTACAGTAAAAATAATAACCGCATGTTACTGGCCATGCCGGTAATAGCAGAATCGGGCTATACCTCAGCTTATCAGAGTGGAATGGACGTAAATAACAGCGGCGTAGAACTAACCTTGCAGGCCAATATATTTAAAGGTAAAAAAGATCATTTAAACTGGGCTGCCAGTTTAAATGCCAGCTATAATCAAAATAAACTAAAGGCACTTCCCGGGGGCATTTCAGAAATATTAATCGGAACACAAAAGCTTGTAGTAGGCGAGGCCATTGATAAATTCTGGGTGCTGAAAACACAAGGTGAAGCATTTCATACCGATGCAGATGTACCCGTAAACCCTCAAACTTATCAGATTCTGAATTACAAAGGGTTACCATTTAAAGGTGGAGACCCTCGCTGGAAAGATCTCAATGGAGATTACACTATAAATGAACAAGATAAGGTGGCATTGGGTAATTACATGCCAAAATTAACCGGAAACTTCGCCAATAACTTTAGTTACCGCAAGTTCAGCCTTGATTTTAACCTGTACTTTGCTTTAGGCCGCAATATCCTGAACCAGGCTGCCGCCAATCGTTTTGATTTTATTAATAGGGGCGGGCAGAATGATATTTCATCCATAGACGAAATCACTTTCTGGAAAAAAGATCTTAATGCTGCAAATTACCCGGTTTATAACCCCTGGAGTGCTGTACAGGCTTATCGCGCCGATCAGGACATCTTCATTGAAAATGGGTCTTTCCTGAAATTAAGGTCACTTTCCCTGGGCTATGATTTTGCGGGGATGAGTTTTCTTAACAAAGATAAGAAGGCACAACACAGGTTCCTGGTATATGTAACTGCAACAAATCTGTTTACAATCTCTCCGTATACAGGCGGCGATCCCGAACTGGTTGGGTATACCGGCATCGATTCAGGATATGGATTGTCTATTCCAAGAACGTATACACTAGGTTTCAAAATCGATTTATAG
- a CDS encoding RagB/SusD family nutrient uptake outer membrane protein, whose protein sequence is MIIGLLGSGCNKQLDVPSSHLVNEENHWKSITDTRSALLGAYGLLRAAMADNNGHWLYGELRSGDFKATSRLDLKAVIAGNLNAPYPVVQSLSNWRRFYAVINSASIFIERAHEVLENDRQYTEKNYQVDIAQMRAIRAFAYFYMTRIWGDVPLITAAGDGNFEQKARSPKEAVLGYAESELLKAVNDLPFRYGSVLDPVFPGLYYGQTTTYWSGVLLTKISAYAILAHIAAWNEKYIDASGYANFVLTYYQNSGASYTLTAGISKVDGLFYDKNPSQIFGVPFAWSDREASIVGHIEDLTLAAPLVTKPVPQIYVPDAAILAIYNEDKDQRFSINPITGRAVTDFFANFGSFSTVFSKIKCIRNASTDGSLGLFSSAIVFTRLEEISLLYAESMAVIGNIEPAIDALDNVRLARGLTPYTGPNSGVIDAIFKERKRELIGEGWNWYDQVRYNRIKRTNTEFNKLISTNGIFWPIAEDVLNRNSLLVQNEFWR, encoded by the coding sequence ATGATCATAGGATTATTGGGCTCTGGATGTAATAAACAGCTGGATGTTCCCTCCTCTCACCTGGTGAATGAGGAAAACCATTGGAAATCAATCACCGATACCCGATCTGCATTACTGGGTGCATATGGATTGCTTCGGGCAGCTATGGCTGATAATAACGGACATTGGTTATATGGAGAACTTAGGAGCGGGGATTTTAAAGCTACCTCTCGTCTTGATTTGAAGGCTGTAATTGCTGGCAACTTAAATGCGCCATATCCCGTAGTCCAGTCACTTAGCAATTGGAGAAGATTTTATGCCGTTATCAATAGCGCCAGCATATTTATCGAACGTGCGCATGAAGTACTGGAAAATGACAGGCAATACACTGAAAAAAATTACCAGGTAGACATTGCTCAGATGCGTGCCATACGTGCTTTTGCCTATTTTTATATGACCCGTATATGGGGAGATGTTCCCTTGATTACCGCTGCGGGTGACGGGAATTTTGAACAGAAAGCACGTAGCCCGAAAGAAGCTGTACTTGGTTACGCTGAAAGTGAATTGCTGAAAGCAGTAAATGACCTTCCATTCAGATACGGTTCTGTTTTAGATCCTGTTTTTCCGGGGTTGTATTACGGACAGACCACCACTTATTGGAGCGGGGTATTGCTGACTAAAATATCTGCATATGCAATCCTTGCACATATCGCGGCATGGAATGAGAAATACATTGATGCTTCAGGCTACGCAAATTTTGTATTAACCTATTATCAGAATTCCGGAGCCAGTTATACGCTTACCGCAGGCATCTCTAAAGTAGATGGTCTGTTCTATGATAAAAATCCATCACAGATATTTGGCGTTCCTTTTGCTTGGAGTGACCGTGAGGCTAGCATTGTAGGCCACATTGAAGACCTTACCCTTGCCGCGCCATTGGTAACCAAACCGGTTCCGCAAATTTATGTTCCTGATGCTGCTATTTTAGCAATCTATAATGAAGATAAAGACCAGCGGTTTTCTATCAACCCAATAACCGGGCGCGCCGTAACCGATTTCTTTGCAAATTTTGGAAGCTTCAGTACGGTGTTCAGCAAAATTAAATGTATCCGTAATGCTTCAACTGATGGTTCACTGGGGCTATTCAGTTCAGCAATTGTTTTCACCCGTCTGGAAGAGATCAGCTTATTGTATGCGGAGTCTATGGCCGTAATTGGAAACATTGAGCCGGCCATTGATGCCTTGGATAATGTAAGACTTGCGCGTGGACTTACCCCTTATACAGGGCCCAACAGTGGAGTAATTGATGCCATTTTTAAGGAGCGTAAAAGAGAACTCATTGGCGAAGGATGGAACTGGTACGATCAGGTGCGTTACAACAGGATCAAAAGAACCAATACCGAGTTCAATAAGCTCATCAGCACCAACGGTATTTTCTGGCCAATCGCCGAGGATGTACTCAATCGTAATTCTTTATTGGTTCAAAATGAATTCTGGAGGTAA
- a CDS encoding fasciclin domain-containing protein — protein MKRKLNLFKGLALLFAAMLLVTACKKEEGAYNFENEVNVYEGDVYAYLKSQPGVYDSLLKVVDRITWLKDTLSAPATFTLFAPTNRSFVLALQNLNNVRKTQNKPVLGLATVNIKELDSLTNRYFISGKFTTDSLLLTEGVLLNTIKYQYEMHGQNKSANAYGFVNGGPKSIIYSDVKRSQYIVEWQRTNTQAVNIFTTNAVVHVLSPSHEFGFSEFTRRLNK, from the coding sequence ATGAAAAGAAAATTAAACCTATTTAAAGGCCTTGCTTTATTATTTGCTGCAATGTTATTGGTTACAGCATGTAAAAAAGAAGAAGGTGCCTATAATTTTGAAAATGAGGTAAATGTTTACGAAGGAGATGTTTACGCCTATCTAAAGTCACAACCTGGTGTTTACGATTCCTTGCTTAAGGTTGTTGACCGTATCACCTGGCTAAAGGATACTTTAAGTGCACCCGCCACATTCACTCTTTTTGCACCCACAAACCGCAGTTTTGTACTCGCATTACAGAATCTCAATAACGTTAGGAAAACCCAAAATAAACCCGTTCTTGGCCTGGCAACAGTAAATATAAAAGAGCTGGATTCACTGACTAACCGTTATTTTATTTCCGGAAAGTTTACCACAGACAGTTTGCTGCTAACCGAAGGTGTACTGTTAAACACCATAAAATACCAATACGAGATGCATGGGCAGAATAAGAGTGCAAATGCCTACGGTTTTGTAAATGGAGGACCAAAAAGTATCATTTACAGCGACGTAAAAAGATCCCAATATATTGTGGAATGGCAGCGTACCAATACCCAGGCGGTAAATATTTTTACCACCAATGCGGTTGTACATGTGCTTTCTCCATCACATGAATTTGGATTTAGCGAATTTACAAGAAGGCTTAATAAATAA
- a CDS encoding DUF5007 domain-containing protein has product MINKKHFISGVMPILFALALLSACKKLLPTDRDYFNTEARFTQVLYKPVMGRTTVMSNNFDAQNSSQPLTFKIVNPRNSDGIIAPELIKPFDVLVWKKAYTGKETSLEEIENKRAIEQHPLFEIREHSGEFILWAASNSRVLKALPDSGYTFDVEVTNNGGRRYFNNLKLQAYRERAYEPNKIDAISGASSNAPIRLNSINNFKAQRTGDPLTIGDVKVDFNKKQGSSGSSLTFRFLDSIGQNIDPAKFNLTAWNKLIHGFNMEKTSTYVKYNVAYPIPLVEIQTPYTTVDGKEATLKFSYDRLGFGGVKEIADMSFNFNIYEKGEWEIIFSFTRDNPKFTNE; this is encoded by the coding sequence ATGATCAACAAAAAACATTTTATTTCAGGAGTAATGCCAATACTGTTTGCACTTGCATTATTAAGTGCCTGTAAAAAGCTATTGCCTACAGACCGCGATTACTTCAATACGGAAGCCCGTTTCACGCAAGTCTTATATAAGCCCGTAATGGGGCGTACAACTGTGATGAGTAACAATTTTGACGCACAAAATTCATCGCAGCCATTGACATTCAAAATAGTTAATCCGAGGAATAGCGATGGTATCATTGCACCGGAACTTATCAAACCATTCGACGTGCTGGTTTGGAAAAAAGCATATACAGGAAAGGAAACCTCCCTTGAAGAGATTGAAAACAAAAGAGCGATAGAACAACATCCACTTTTTGAGATCAGGGAGCATTCGGGAGAATTTATCCTTTGGGCAGCATCCAATTCACGGGTACTCAAAGCTCTCCCGGATTCGGGTTATACTTTTGATGTAGAAGTAACCAACAATGGTGGACGCAGGTATTTTAATAATCTGAAGCTTCAGGCGTATAGAGAGCGTGCTTATGAGCCTAATAAAATAGATGCCATTAGTGGGGCAAGTAGCAATGCTCCGATCCGGTTAAATTCAATAAATAATTTTAAAGCGCAACGTACCGGCGATCCGCTTACTATTGGTGATGTAAAGGTGGACTTTAACAAAAAACAGGGCAGTAGCGGTAGCTCATTAACCTTCCGTTTTTTGGATAGTATCGGACAAAATATTGATCCGGCAAAATTCAATTTAACCGCCTGGAATAAATTGATACACGGTTTTAATATGGAAAAAACCAGTACGTATGTCAAATACAATGTTGCTTATCCTATACCCCTGGTAGAGATCCAGACTCCTTATACAACTGTTGACGGGAAGGAAGCTACACTTAAATTTTCTTACGATCGCCTTGGCTTTGGCGGGGTAAAGGAAATCGCAGATATGAGCTTCAATTTTAACATCTATGAAAAGGGTGAGTGGGAAATTATCTTTTCGTTTACCAGAGACAACCCAAAATTCACAAACGAATGA
- a CDS encoding SusC/RagA family TonB-linked outer membrane protein — MMKHRDKRIFKLNTLKQNMAMKHLFKIFIIILAGIAATVPAYAQKMVVVKGTVIEKSTNLGLPGVTISTGTPLKVIASSGNAGNFSVSVPENASLVFRYIGFANQTIKAAAKSDFRVMMQESSNNLDVVKITVGYNTKTKEVLTGAATTISGKALQDVPVANVMELLQGKIAGLNIQNNSGSPGARGSIFVRGLSSIDIQGSGNDAFLTPTSPLFVIDGVPLDANSNYEYGFSQGGPGISPLSLIPPEDIEEVTLLKDAQATSLYGSQGAYGVILITTKRGKSKTPIIQYVTNLFVNTPPKLRSVIGGKGERDSRLWQIMNNDSTIFTGRERIDNNPFLSDSLNAFFNNSTDWQRVFFRTTVNQTHNINASGGDQNFNYKVNVGYYDEKGIIENTGLKRYSLGMNVLYQPSQKFRLFANVSSAMGISKKGSGNGVQQTGVASGSSASSLLPPPSLFSSSGDATGVFLTDNNNKTGNIKTNLEGRYQFLKSLSLTSVVNYDYNNGTADIYKPAVLNNNTAIVYNFNERRSVLYNRNMINFTESLKEKHNISVFAFNEMYIRNYQAGTINQLQTPNDQYQGPLGFDANLSRGGILDNYSASRSAALATSVSYNYDKKYVIDLSYRWDGVSNAGPDVPWSKNPSVGLRWNFNKENLLATSKWLDYGSVRTSWGKNIVPNGTVFDAFGSYNFSGIYNGSQAIGVNFENLPNTSLTPTVTTQFNAGLDVGLFEGKYQITFDTYYKMVDNQLRQKALADHNGFNKIKTNEVSLVNYGYEFSLTVRPLPKGSNYNWTVSFNGAINKDVLTGLPDGVRQILQKDTQTGQSILYRLGRNSLSNVLYNTKGVYSTTDDVAVDPATGKRYSTKNGTSTIFFQGGDPYWADINGDYKLDERDLVIAGNSFPQVTGGISSFFSWGPYSANINLSYTLKRDILNNALAQRFQNFANPAEQNNLVPISQYNYWKQPGDVATYPNPYSFLRYGAYSEFVKGGSLFLPYRYDQTLFQEDGSYLKINTLTLAYTFDKKLASRLGVTSMRVYCTGNNLYTFTNYSGPDPENVTDLGRDNSAGYPSRRSYSIGLNVQF, encoded by the coding sequence ATGATGAAACATAGAGATAAAAGAATATTTAAGCTAAACACGCTAAAACAAAATATGGCTATGAAGCACTTGTTTAAGATATTTATCATTATTCTGGCGGGCATTGCGGCAACAGTTCCGGCATATGCCCAGAAAATGGTTGTTGTTAAAGGAACTGTCATTGAAAAATCCACCAACCTCGGACTTCCGGGGGTGACCATTTCAACGGGTACACCTTTAAAAGTGATTGCAAGTAGTGGTAACGCAGGTAACTTTTCAGTAAGTGTACCCGAAAATGCATCCTTAGTGTTCAGGTATATCGGATTTGCCAACCAAACCATTAAGGCCGCTGCAAAATCTGATTTCAGGGTAATGATGCAGGAGTCGAGCAACAATCTTGATGTGGTAAAAATTACCGTAGGTTACAACACAAAAACAAAGGAGGTTTTAACAGGAGCCGCGACCACCATCAGTGGTAAAGCATTGCAGGATGTTCCTGTGGCCAATGTGATGGAATTGCTGCAAGGTAAAATTGCTGGTTTAAATATCCAGAATAACAGCGGTAGTCCTGGTGCCCGTGGATCCATTTTTGTAAGGGGGCTATCCAGTATTGATATTCAGGGGTCTGGTAATGATGCTTTTCTTACCCCAACCTCTCCGTTATTTGTAATTGACGGAGTTCCGCTCGATGCGAATTCAAACTATGAATATGGGTTCTCACAAGGAGGTCCTGGTATCAGCCCGCTGTCGTTAATTCCACCAGAAGACATTGAGGAAGTTACCCTTTTAAAAGATGCACAGGCAACCTCACTGTATGGTTCCCAGGGAGCATATGGTGTAATTCTGATTACCACAAAGAGAGGTAAATCGAAAACACCTATTATCCAGTATGTAACCAACCTTTTTGTAAATACACCGCCTAAATTAAGGTCGGTGATTGGAGGAAAGGGAGAACGAGATAGCAGGTTATGGCAAATCATGAACAACGATTCGACCATTTTTACAGGAAGAGAACGCATTGACAATAACCCATTTCTTTCAGATAGTTTAAATGCTTTTTTTAACAACTCTACTGATTGGCAGCGTGTGTTTTTCCGGACTACAGTAAATCAAACACATAATATCAACGCTTCCGGAGGTGATCAGAATTTTAACTACAAAGTGAACGTGGGTTATTACGATGAAAAGGGAATTATTGAAAATACCGGATTAAAAAGGTATTCGCTCGGGATGAATGTATTATATCAGCCCAGCCAAAAGTTCCGCTTATTTGCAAACGTGTCCAGCGCCATGGGTATCAGTAAAAAAGGGAGTGGGAATGGTGTACAGCAGACAGGGGTGGCTTCGGGCAGTTCAGCGTCTTCTCTTCTACCACCCCCATCGCTGTTCAGCAGCTCAGGTGATGCGACAGGAGTATTTTTGACGGACAACAATAACAAAACCGGTAACATTAAAACCAACCTTGAGGGGCGTTACCAGTTTCTAAAATCTTTATCGTTGACCAGTGTAGTCAATTACGATTACAACAATGGTACGGCTGACATTTATAAGCCTGCGGTACTAAACAATAATACAGCCATCGTTTACAATTTTAACGAACGCCGGAGTGTATTGTATAACCGTAACATGATCAACTTTACGGAATCATTAAAGGAGAAGCACAATATCAGTGTTTTTGCCTTCAATGAGATGTACATTCGTAATTACCAGGCTGGGACGATCAATCAGCTTCAGACACCCAACGACCAGTATCAGGGACCATTAGGTTTTGACGCCAACCTGTCTAGGGGAGGTATCCTCGATAATTATTCTGCATCCCGTTCTGCAGCATTGGCAACCTCAGTGTCGTACAACTACGATAAAAAATATGTGATTGACCTTTCTTATCGCTGGGACGGCGTGTCTAACGCAGGGCCGGACGTGCCCTGGTCTAAAAATCCGTCAGTCGGCTTAAGGTGGAACTTTAATAAGGAAAACCTGCTCGCTACCTCAAAATGGCTGGATTACGGTTCGGTACGTACCAGCTGGGGGAAAAATATTGTACCAAATGGAACTGTATTCGACGCCTTTGGCTCTTATAACTTTAGCGGAATCTATAATGGATCGCAGGCGATTGGCGTAAACTTTGAGAATCTGCCAAACACCTCACTTACCCCAACGGTAACAACTCAGTTTAATGCCGGACTTGATGTTGGCTTATTTGAAGGTAAATACCAGATCACTTTCGATACCTATTATAAAATGGTGGATAATCAGCTCAGACAAAAGGCACTGGCTGACCACAATGGTTTTAATAAAATCAAGACCAATGAAGTAAGTCTGGTTAATTATGGATATGAGTTTAGCTTGACGGTAAGGCCATTGCCAAAAGGAAGTAATTATAACTGGACAGTTTCGTTTAATGGTGCCATTAATAAAGACGTACTGACAGGATTACCTGACGGCGTTCGCCAGATTCTGCAAAAGGATACGCAAACCGGCCAGTCTATTCTTTATCGTTTGGGACGTAACAGTTTGTCTAATGTTTTGTACAATACCAAGGGTGTGTATAGTACAACAGATGACGTGGCAGTTGACCCCGCAACAGGAAAAAGATACAGTACAAAGAATGGTACTTCTACTATTTTCTTCCAGGGAGGCGATCCTTATTGGGCCGATATTAATGGAGATTATAAACTTGATGAAAGAGACCTGGTAATTGCCGGTAACTCATTTCCACAAGTTACAGGAGGTATTTCCTCATTCTTCTCCTGGGGACCGTATTCAGCGAACATCAATCTTTCCTATACGTTAAAAAGGGATATCCTAAACAATGCCCTGGCACAACGCTTTCAGAACTTCGCAAACCCAGCCGAACAAAATAACCTGGTGCCGATATCACAATATAATTACTGGAAACAACCGGGTGACGTAGCAACCTATCCCAATCCATACAGTTTCCTTCGGTATGGTGCCTATTCGGAGTTCGTTAAAGGCGGATCTCTGTTTCTACCCTACAGATATGACCAAACCTTGTTCCAGGAAGATGGATCTTACTTAAAAATCAATACCCTTACACTGGCTTATACTTTTGATAAAAAATTAGCCTCGCGTCTCGGTGTCACTTCTATGCGTGTGTACTGTACTGGAAATAACCTGTATACCTTCACCAATTACAGCGGTCCCGATCCTGAAAACGTAACGGATCTGGGCAGGGACAATTCTGCAGGATATCCAAGTCGACGCAGTTATTCTATTGGTCTTAATGTTCAGTTTTAA
- a CDS encoding RagB/SusD family nutrient uptake outer membrane protein encodes MKKIFYILPLLMILIANQGCKKFLNVEPVTSLSGNNFWKTSKDAEDFTKDVYRLFRVSTMSSIMLAMGDYRNGPGKATSVNPKRYDLDYLAVNNMKKLLAADATRTRPDYNASLEWYQARARYDLIPDWKPFYKTIQAANILYKEVDRIQDPAFSEANRKQYKGEAVFMRCLSYFFLVRLFSDVPYYTNAYNQEPLPRTDMVIVLKNCIADLDKVKNDLPWTYKDPANRAVRAMRGSAIALMMHMNMWCAGFDQANTNSYYRAVDDLGKEIENIGEAEKGAYTLLPIEQTYLVMFGRSQEGLFEIQLSNNSGEVSGDRRYKFSNGVAHLPFLTSTDRLQSEFAFKSDYMKRIFPETVADKRKNVWFDVADIYDETGKAIIYKFFNRAAPTQGDDDNPIIFRYADVLLLHAEALAELGEDGAAEILLNRIRSRAGAELFPANPGEGKIKDAIYYERCKELLGEGHYFYDLVRTRKIMNPTYCYSPLSFSAFISKAWTWPISSTALANNPYMTLNSYWQ; translated from the coding sequence ATGAAGAAGATCTTTTACATTTTACCCCTATTAATGATTCTGATTGCCAACCAAGGCTGCAAAAAGTTCTTAAACGTAGAGCCGGTGACGAGCTTATCAGGTAATAACTTCTGGAAAACATCAAAAGATGCAGAAGATTTTACAAAAGATGTATACCGTTTGTTCAGGGTATCTACCATGTCCAGTATCATGTTGGCTATGGGTGATTACCGTAACGGTCCGGGAAAGGCTACATCAGTAAACCCAAAACGTTATGATTTGGATTACCTGGCTGTAAATAACATGAAAAAACTACTTGCAGCAGACGCTACGCGTACACGTCCCGACTACAACGCCAGTTTGGAGTGGTACCAGGCAAGAGCACGTTATGATTTGATTCCTGACTGGAAACCATTTTATAAAACCATACAAGCCGCAAATATCTTGTACAAAGAAGTAGACAGAATTCAGGACCCTGCGTTTTCAGAAGCGAACCGTAAACAATATAAAGGCGAAGCTGTATTTATGCGCTGTCTCTCTTACTTTTTCTTAGTCAGACTGTTCAGCGATGTTCCTTATTATACCAATGCCTACAATCAGGAGCCACTTCCAAGAACAGATATGGTTATCGTATTAAAGAACTGTATCGCCGATCTGGATAAAGTAAAAAATGATTTACCATGGACTTACAAAGATCCTGCAAACCGTGCAGTAAGGGCAATGCGTGGCAGCGCCATAGCATTAATGATGCATATGAATATGTGGTGTGCAGGTTTTGATCAGGCAAATACCAACAGTTATTACCGGGCTGTTGACGATCTGGGTAAAGAAATAGAAAATATTGGAGAAGCTGAAAAAGGTGCATATACCTTATTGCCGATTGAACAAACCTATCTGGTGATGTTTGGCCGCTCTCAGGAAGGTCTTTTTGAAATTCAGCTGAGCAATAACTCGGGCGAGGTAAGTGGCGATCGTCGTTATAAATTTTCAAATGGTGTTGCCCATTTGCCATTCCTGACCTCAACAGATCGTTTACAGAGTGAATTTGCTTTTAAATCTGACTATATGAAAAGAATTTTTCCGGAGACTGTAGCAGACAAAAGAAAGAACGTTTGGTTTGATGTTGCCGACATCTATGACGAAACAGGAAAAGCGATAATTTACAAATTCTTTAACCGGGCAGCTCCAACACAGGGAGACGACGATAATCCAATTATTTTCCGTTATGCTGATGTATTGCTGCTTCATGCAGAGGCCCTTGCTGAACTAGGAGAAGATGGTGCTGCCGAAATTTTACTGAACCGAATTAGAAGTCGCGCGGGCGCAGAGCTGTTTCCTGCAAATCCAGGCGAAGGAAAGATCAAAGATGCCATCTATTACGAGCGTTGCAAAGAATTACTGGGTGAAGGACATTATTTCTACGACCTGGTGCGCACCCGGAAAATTATGAACCCGACTTATTGTTATAGTCCACTATCGTTTTCTGCATTTATCTCAAAAGCATGGACCTGGCCAATTAGCAGTACTGCGCTTGCAAACAATCCATACATGACATTAAATAGCTATTGGCAATAG